The following proteins are co-located in the Streptomyces sp. DT2A-34 genome:
- a CDS encoding aldehyde dehydrogenase family protein, translating into MPLLDPKAWQSSSLSGDEYAVTEPATGDTLGTVTLAGAEDVGTAAGAARAAQAEWARLPHFVRAAVLRKAGDLFTAHADELREWLVRESGSIPGKADFELHVASQECYEAAALASRPAGHILPSEAPRLSYTRRVPVGVVGVIAPFNAPLILSIRSVAPALALGNAVVLKPDPRTAVCGGLSLAAIFAEAGLPEGLLHVLPGGPEVGQALVADPRVPVISFTGSTAAGRAVGEAAGRHLKRAHLELGGNSALIVLEDADIDAVISTAAWGSFFHQGQICMTTGRHLVHQSLYEEYVERLAAKADALAVGDPHRAEVHLGPLIDSGQLGKVHGLVEASTSRGAKLAAGGTHEQLFYRPTVLAGVDDQTPAYTEEVFGPVAPVRPFSTADEAAALAAASSYGLSLGIVTGDAARGLDLAERIPTGIVHINDQTVNDEAVAPFGGIAASGTGARFGGESNLEAFTDVRWTTVRGDVAAYPF; encoded by the coding sequence ATGCCGTTGCTCGACCCGAAGGCCTGGCAGTCCAGTTCACTGTCGGGAGATGAGTACGCCGTCACCGAGCCCGCCACCGGCGACACGCTCGGCACCGTCACCCTGGCCGGCGCCGAGGACGTCGGTACGGCCGCCGGGGCCGCCCGCGCCGCCCAGGCCGAGTGGGCACGCCTCCCGCACTTCGTCCGCGCCGCCGTGCTGCGCAAGGCCGGCGACCTGTTCACGGCGCACGCCGACGAGCTGCGCGAGTGGCTCGTGCGTGAATCCGGCTCGATTCCCGGCAAGGCCGACTTCGAGCTGCACGTCGCCTCCCAGGAGTGCTACGAGGCCGCCGCCCTCGCCTCCCGCCCGGCCGGGCACATCCTGCCCAGCGAGGCGCCCCGGCTGTCGTACACGCGCCGGGTCCCCGTCGGCGTCGTCGGCGTGATCGCCCCGTTCAACGCCCCGCTGATCCTCTCCATCCGCTCCGTCGCCCCGGCCCTCGCGCTCGGCAACGCGGTCGTGCTGAAGCCGGACCCGCGCACGGCGGTCTGCGGCGGCCTCTCCCTCGCGGCGATCTTCGCCGAAGCGGGCCTGCCCGAGGGGCTGCTGCACGTCCTGCCGGGCGGTCCGGAGGTGGGCCAGGCGCTGGTCGCCGACCCGCGCGTGCCCGTCATCTCCTTCACCGGGTCCACGGCCGCGGGCCGGGCCGTCGGCGAGGCCGCCGGGCGTCATCTCAAGCGCGCGCACCTGGAGTTGGGCGGCAACTCCGCCCTGATCGTGCTGGAGGACGCCGACATCGACGCGGTGATCTCCACGGCCGCCTGGGGTTCCTTCTTCCACCAGGGCCAGATCTGCATGACGACCGGCCGCCACCTCGTGCACCAGTCCCTGTACGAGGAGTACGTCGAGCGGCTCGCCGCCAAGGCCGACGCCCTCGCCGTCGGCGACCCGCACCGCGCCGAGGTCCACCTCGGCCCGCTCATCGACTCGGGCCAGCTGGGCAAGGTGCACGGCCTGGTGGAGGCCAGCACCTCCCGGGGCGCCAAGCTGGCCGCGGGCGGCACCCACGAGCAGCTCTTCTACCGGCCGACCGTGCTCGCCGGCGTCGACGACCAGACCCCCGCGTACACCGAGGAGGTCTTCGGCCCCGTCGCGCCCGTACGCCCCTTCAGCACCGCCGACGAGGCCGCCGCCCTCGCCGCGGCGAGCTCCTACGGCCTCTCCCTCGGCATCGTCACCGGTGACGCCGCCCGCGGCCTCGACCTGGCCGAGCGCATCCCGACCGGCATCGTGCACATCAACGACCAGACCGTGAACGACGAGGCCGTCGCGCCCTTCGGTGGCATCGCCGCCTCCGGTACCGGCGCCCGGTTCGGCGGCGAGTCCAACCTGGAGGCGTTCACCGACGTGCGCTGGACGACGGTGCGCGGCGACGTGGCGGCGTACCCCTTCTAG
- a CDS encoding MarR family winged helix-turn-helix transcriptional regulator produces the protein MTATDPALTALAQGWCALSLLYGRIEAHIERALQSRHDLSVREYSLLDVLGRQHDGEGGHLQMKQVADAVVLSQSATTRLVTRLEDRGLLSRYLCPTDRRGIYTDVTEAGRKLLEEARPTNEAALREALDEAAKNPELTPLVRAVETLRVPA, from the coding sequence ATGACCGCCACGGACCCCGCGCTCACCGCCCTCGCCCAGGGCTGGTGCGCCCTCTCCCTGCTGTACGGCAGGATCGAGGCGCACATCGAGCGCGCTCTGCAGAGCAGGCACGACCTGAGCGTGCGCGAGTACTCCCTGCTCGACGTGCTCGGCCGCCAGCACGACGGCGAAGGCGGGCATCTGCAGATGAAGCAGGTCGCCGACGCCGTCGTCCTCAGCCAGAGCGCCACCACCCGGCTCGTCACCCGCCTCGAGGACCGCGGCCTGCTCTCCCGCTACCTCTGCCCCACCGACCGCCGCGGCATCTACACCGACGTCACCGAAGCAGGCCGCAAGCTCCTGGAAGAGGCACGGCCGACCAACGAGGCCGCGCTGCGCGAAGCCCTCGACGAGGCTGCCAAGAATCCCGAACTGACCCCGCTGGTGCGAGCCGTGGAGACGCTCCGGGTGCCCGCCTGA
- a CDS encoding TetR/AcrR family transcriptional regulator, protein MLYAGFMSAVLPPFPQPQEPVDRPQWLEVGSAADEPCLRADAARNRARLLEAAARLIAEHGAAGVTMEAVAAEAGVGKGTVFRRFGDRTGLLTALLDHSARKLQADFLGGPPPLGPGAPPVERLRAFGVAVLYRAAEQLDLQLAAQPEPTRRYSHPSLRALHTHVTVLLRQILPDADCDLLAQTLMGYLDPALVHHLTRQCGMPMERLEKGWLDLVNRVTHTGA, encoded by the coding sequence ATGCTTTACGCTGGTTTCATGTCCGCCGTTCTGCCGCCCTTCCCCCAGCCGCAGGAGCCCGTCGACAGGCCTCAGTGGCTGGAGGTCGGTTCCGCCGCCGACGAGCCCTGCCTGCGCGCCGACGCGGCCCGTAACCGCGCCCGGCTGCTGGAGGCCGCCGCCCGGCTGATCGCGGAGCACGGCGCGGCCGGGGTCACCATGGAGGCGGTGGCCGCGGAGGCCGGCGTGGGCAAGGGGACGGTCTTCCGCCGCTTCGGCGACCGCACCGGTCTGCTGACGGCGCTGCTGGACCACTCCGCGAGGAAGCTGCAGGCCGATTTCCTCGGCGGGCCGCCGCCGCTGGGCCCCGGGGCGCCGCCGGTCGAGCGGCTGCGGGCGTTCGGCGTGGCGGTGCTGTACCGCGCGGCCGAACAGCTGGACCTGCAACTGGCCGCCCAGCCGGAGCCGACCCGCCGCTACTCCCACCCCTCGCTCCGGGCGCTGCACACCCACGTCACGGTGCTGCTGCGGCAGATCCTGCCGGACGCCGACTGCGATCTCCTCGCCCAGACGCTCATGGGATACCTCGACCCCGCCCTGGTCCACCACCTGACCAGGCAGTGCGGTATGCCCATGGAGCGGCTGGAGAAGGGCTGGCTCGACCTGGTCAACCGTGTGACACACACGGGGGCGTGA
- a CDS encoding alpha/beta hydrolase: MTHVPPPFDPELAAALELIKDVISPGLTMDEIADIRQGPGIQMLAQLDLTMDGFFEIEDRAVPGPAGAPEISLLICRPAAPPVAGPRPVIYHVHGGGLVIGNNRVGVDVPLAWAKELDAVVVSVEYRLAPEHPYPAQIEDVYAGLEWTAEHAAELDGDPRRIVVAGASAGGGLSAALALLTRDRGGPEPIGQMLMCPMLDDRNDTPSVHQMAGLGVWDRTANETGWTALLGERRGGPDVPAYAAPARAEDLAGLPPAFLDVGSAETFRDEVVAYASRLWQAGGVAELHVWPGGFHGFDGFAPQAALSQACRGAHLAWLTRLLSS, encoded by the coding sequence ATGACCCACGTCCCGCCCCCGTTCGATCCCGAGCTCGCCGCCGCCCTGGAACTCATCAAGGACGTCATCTCGCCCGGCCTCACGATGGACGAGATAGCCGACATCCGCCAGGGTCCGGGGATCCAGATGCTGGCCCAGCTGGATCTGACCATGGACGGCTTCTTCGAGATCGAGGACAGGGCGGTGCCGGGTCCCGCGGGGGCGCCCGAGATCTCCCTGCTGATCTGCCGGCCGGCCGCCCCACCGGTCGCGGGCCCGCGACCGGTGATCTACCACGTCCACGGCGGCGGTCTGGTCATCGGCAACAACCGCGTCGGCGTCGACGTGCCTCTGGCCTGGGCGAAGGAGCTGGACGCGGTCGTGGTGTCCGTGGAGTACCGGCTCGCGCCCGAGCACCCGTATCCGGCGCAGATCGAGGACGTGTACGCCGGTCTGGAGTGGACGGCCGAGCACGCCGCCGAACTCGACGGCGACCCGCGGCGGATCGTCGTCGCCGGTGCCAGCGCGGGCGGCGGACTGTCCGCGGCGCTGGCGCTGCTGACGCGGGACCGTGGGGGCCCGGAGCCGATCGGCCAGATGCTGATGTGCCCGATGCTGGACGACCGCAATGACACGCCGTCCGTCCACCAGATGGCGGGGCTCGGCGTCTGGGACCGTACGGCCAACGAGACCGGCTGGACGGCGTTGCTCGGCGAGCGCCGCGGGGGGCCCGACGTGCCGGCGTATGCGGCGCCGGCCCGCGCGGAGGATCTGGCCGGGCTGCCCCCGGCTTTCCTGGACGTCGGTTCCGCGGAGACGTTCCGTGACGAGGTCGTCGCCTATGCCTCGCGGCTGTGGCAGGCCGGTGGGGTGGCCGAGTTGCACGTGTGGCCCGGCGGGTTCCACGGCTTCGACGGCTTCGCCCCTCAGGCGGCGCTGTCGCAGGCGTGCCGGGGGGCGCATCTGGCGTGGCTGACGAGGTTGCTGAGCAGCTGA
- a CDS encoding LLM class F420-dependent oxidoreductase, which yields MRVGVHINRFDHPGGGPALGAELAAAGAAAEAGGVSWLSVMDHYFQMEFNDRAEDPMLEAYTTLGFLAAHTSTVRLGALVTGVTYRHPGLLAKIATTLDVLSGGRATLGIGAAWYGREHEGLGVPFPPVAERFERLEEALRICLQMWDPQADGPFEGEHYRLAETLCVPAPVSAPHPEIMIGGGGEKKTLRLVARYGDACNLFSTSPEEVGHKLDVLRGHCDTEGRDYDEIRKTVLYMGEAAAGGDLDAFTRDIAGYSKLGIDTVILGPRTGEPAAFIENFAAPAVPRLAELD from the coding sequence ATGCGGGTCGGCGTGCACATCAACCGGTTCGACCATCCCGGAGGAGGCCCCGCGCTCGGCGCCGAACTCGCCGCCGCGGGCGCCGCCGCCGAGGCGGGCGGCGTGAGCTGGCTGTCGGTGATGGACCACTACTTCCAGATGGAGTTCAACGACCGCGCCGAGGACCCCATGCTGGAGGCGTACACGACCCTCGGCTTCCTCGCCGCCCACACCTCCACGGTCCGCCTCGGCGCCCTGGTGACCGGCGTGACCTACCGCCATCCCGGCCTGCTCGCCAAGATCGCCACCACGCTCGACGTGCTGTCCGGAGGCCGGGCCACCCTCGGGATCGGCGCCGCCTGGTACGGCCGGGAGCACGAGGGGCTCGGCGTGCCGTTCCCGCCGGTCGCCGAGCGCTTCGAGCGACTGGAGGAGGCCCTGCGGATCTGCCTGCAGATGTGGGACCCGCAGGCCGACGGCCCGTTCGAGGGCGAGCACTACCGGCTGGCCGAGACCCTGTGCGTGCCCGCCCCGGTCAGCGCCCCGCACCCCGAGATCATGATCGGCGGGGGCGGGGAGAAGAAGACGCTCCGGCTGGTGGCCCGCTACGGCGACGCCTGCAACCTGTTCTCCACGTCCCCGGAGGAGGTCGGGCACAAGCTCGACGTGCTGCGCGGCCACTGCGACACCGAGGGACGCGACTACGACGAGATCCGCAAGACCGTCCTCTACATGGGCGAGGCGGCCGCCGGGGGCGACCTCGACGCCTTCACCCGGGACATCGCGGGCTACTCGAAGCTCGGCATCGACACGGTGATCCTCGGCCCGCGCACCGGCGAACCGGCGGCGTTCATCGAGAACTTCGCGGCCCCCGCGGTCCCACGGCTGGCCGAACTCGACTGA
- a CDS encoding LysR family transcriptional regulator has translation MIDLRRLHVLRAVAHYGTVTAAARALHFTPSAASQQIRQLARDLGVDLLEPQGRGVRLTAAAESLLAHADAIQARWEEAELDLRAEYSAPTGQLRVIGFSTAASVLLAPMAVRLRERYPQLTVRIQETGVPESFDLLFEGEADLAVVEVTPHNPPLSDARFDQQPLLDDPYDLVVHDDHPLAGRERSEMGVPLPEGWGSVDLAEAAHEDWIAPMPESACRPHVMSACAAAGFTPGVAHLARDWNVTAHLVAHRLGVALVPRLAQLPPHLPITRVRCAGDPHRKVLTCTRRGCRERPAVKAALEELRELAVTAVV, from the coding sequence ATGATTGACCTGCGCCGACTGCACGTCCTCAGGGCGGTCGCCCACTACGGCACGGTCACCGCGGCCGCCCGCGCCCTGCACTTCACGCCCTCCGCCGCCTCCCAGCAGATCCGGCAGCTGGCCCGCGATCTCGGCGTCGACCTGCTGGAACCGCAGGGGCGCGGGGTGCGCCTCACCGCGGCCGCCGAGAGCCTGCTCGCGCACGCGGACGCGATCCAGGCCCGCTGGGAGGAGGCCGAACTCGACCTGCGCGCCGAGTACAGCGCGCCCACCGGACAGCTGCGCGTCATCGGCTTTTCCACGGCCGCGTCGGTGCTGCTGGCGCCCATGGCCGTACGGCTGCGGGAGCGGTATCCGCAGCTGACCGTACGGATCCAGGAGACGGGGGTGCCGGAGAGCTTCGACCTGCTCTTCGAGGGGGAGGCCGACCTGGCCGTGGTGGAGGTCACCCCGCACAACCCGCCGCTGAGCGACGCGCGCTTCGACCAGCAGCCGCTGCTGGACGACCCGTACGACCTCGTCGTCCACGACGACCATCCGCTGGCCGGACGCGAGCGAAGCGAGATGGGGGTCCCCCTGCCCGAAGGGTGGGGGAGTGTCGACCTCGCGGAGGCGGCGCACGAGGACTGGATCGCGCCGATGCCGGAGAGCGCCTGTCGCCCGCATGTGATGTCGGCGTGCGCGGCGGCCGGGTTCACCCCCGGCGTGGCCCATCTCGCGCGGGACTGGAACGTCACCGCGCACCTGGTCGCCCACCGGCTCGGCGTCGCCCTGGTCCCACGGTTGGCCCAGCTGCCTCCGCACCTGCCGATCACCCGGGTGCGCTGTGCGGGCGACCCCCATCGCAAGGTGCTCACCTGCACACGCCGGGGCTGCCGGGAACGCCCGGCGGTGAAGGCGGCGCTGGAGGAGCTGCGGGAGCTCGCGGTCACGGCGGTGGTCTGA
- a CDS encoding 4-hydroxybenzoate 3-monooxygenase → MRTTVGIIGGGPAGLLLARLLHRAGVDCVVLESRTREYVERRQRAGMLEQGTVDALREAGAAERLTAEGLVHQGIELRFERERHHIDFPALAGGRTVTIYAQTEIVKDLVALQLADGPPLLFEAEALAVEKPQSATPVVRFLHEGREQTLTCEWVAGCDGFHGISRDAFPAEASRSYGHDYPYSWLGVLAEVPPSCDELIYARGERGFALHSMRSASVSRLYLQVPDHTDPDDWPDDRVWDELAARFAIDADWTLHRGPITAKSVTTMRSYVHEPMRHGRLLLAGDAAHIVPPTGAKGLNLAVSDVRVLARGLVELHRTGSAQLLDRYSELCLQRVWQATRFSDDMTRMLHVQPDGDAFDHRMQLARLRRITASRHAAAELAANYSGLPLPL, encoded by the coding sequence ATGCGCACGACCGTCGGCATCATCGGAGGCGGCCCCGCCGGACTGCTGCTCGCCCGCCTGCTGCACCGCGCCGGCGTCGACTGCGTCGTCCTGGAGAGCCGCACCCGGGAGTACGTCGAGCGGCGCCAGCGGGCCGGGATGCTGGAGCAGGGCACGGTCGACGCGTTGCGCGAGGCCGGCGCCGCCGAGCGGCTGACGGCGGAAGGCCTGGTGCACCAGGGCATCGAGCTGCGCTTCGAGCGGGAACGCCACCACATCGACTTCCCGGCCCTCGCCGGCGGCCGTACGGTGACGATCTACGCCCAGACCGAGATCGTGAAGGACCTCGTCGCCCTCCAACTCGCCGACGGCCCACCGCTGTTGTTCGAGGCCGAGGCGCTCGCCGTCGAGAAGCCTCAGAGCGCCACGCCCGTCGTACGGTTCCTGCACGAGGGCCGCGAGCAGACGCTGACCTGCGAGTGGGTCGCCGGCTGCGACGGCTTCCACGGCATCTCCCGCGACGCGTTCCCGGCCGAGGCGAGCCGCTCGTACGGGCACGACTATCCGTACTCCTGGCTCGGGGTTCTGGCCGAAGTGCCGCCGTCCTGCGACGAGTTGATCTACGCGCGCGGTGAACGTGGCTTCGCCCTGCACAGCATGCGGTCGGCGTCGGTCTCCCGGCTCTACCTCCAGGTCCCCGACCACACCGACCCCGACGACTGGCCCGACGACCGCGTCTGGGACGAACTCGCCGCGCGCTTCGCCATCGACGCCGACTGGACCCTCCATCGCGGACCCATCACCGCCAAGTCCGTGACGACGATGCGCAGTTACGTCCACGAACCGATGCGCCACGGACGGCTCCTGCTCGCCGGGGACGCCGCCCACATCGTCCCGCCGACCGGCGCCAAGGGCCTCAACCTCGCCGTGTCGGACGTACGGGTCCTGGCCCGCGGCCTCGTCGAGCTGCACCGCACAGGGAGCGCGCAACTCCTCGACAGATACTCCGAGTTGTGCCTCCAGCGGGTGTGGCAGGCGACCCGTTTCTCGGACGACATGACTAGGATGTTGCATGTTCAACCAGACGGGGATGCGTTCGACCACCGGATGCAGCTCGCGCGGCTGCGCCGGATCACGGCATCCCGTCACGCGGCCGCCGAACTGGCGGCGAACTACTCGGGACTTCCGCTCCCCCTGTGA
- a CDS encoding NADPH-dependent FMN reductase, with product MSVRILALVGSLRAGSHNRQLAEAAVKLAPEGAEVVLFEGLADIPFYNEDIDVEGSVPAAATKLREAAQAADGFLLFSPEYNGTIPAVLKNAIDWLSRPYGAGAFGGKPVAVVGTAFGQYGGVWAQDETRKSVGIAGGKVLEDVKLAIPGSLTRFAETHPVDDAEVAAQLTEVIARVHGHAGEAAAA from the coding sequence ATGTCTGTTCGCATCCTCGCGCTCGTCGGCAGCCTTCGCGCCGGTTCGCACAACCGTCAGCTGGCCGAGGCGGCCGTCAAGCTCGCTCCCGAGGGCGCTGAGGTCGTGCTCTTCGAGGGCCTCGCCGACATCCCCTTCTACAACGAGGACATCGACGTCGAGGGAAGCGTCCCCGCCGCCGCCACCAAGCTGCGCGAGGCCGCGCAGGCCGCCGACGGGTTCCTGCTCTTCTCCCCCGAGTACAACGGCACCATCCCGGCCGTACTGAAGAACGCCATCGACTGGCTGTCCCGCCCGTACGGCGCCGGCGCCTTCGGCGGCAAGCCGGTCGCCGTGGTCGGCACCGCCTTCGGCCAGTACGGCGGCGTGTGGGCGCAGGACGAGACCCGCAAGTCGGTGGGCATCGCCGGCGGCAAGGTGCTGGAGGACGTCAAGCTGGCGATCCCCGGCTCGCTGACCCGCTTCGCCGAGACGCACCCGGTCGACGACGCCGAGGTCGCCGCCCAGCTGACCGAGGTCATCGCCCGCGTCCACGGGCACGCGGGCGAGGCGGCTGCCGCCTGA
- a CDS encoding TerC family protein gives MNVSLSVWLLTVVALCALVAVDFFIGRKPHDVSIREAGTWTVVWIVLACLFGLGLFLYGGGKPTGEFFAGYITEKSLSVDNLFVFVLIMGKFAVPSQYQQRVLMVGVIMALVLRAGFIAAGAAIISAFSWVFYLFGAFLIWTAWKLVQDARKEEHEEEYQENKLLKMAEERFGVADRYHGTKLFITENGKRIMTPMLVVMLAIGSTDVLFALDSIPAIYGLTQDPYIVFTANAFALMGLRQLYFLIGGLLKRLVHLSYGLSIILGFIGVKLVLHALHESGVHVPEISIPFSLGFIVLVLAVTTVTSLRASKKQEQAEAERAATDPTRAPRR, from the coding sequence GTGAACGTCTCCCTCTCCGTCTGGCTGCTGACCGTCGTCGCCCTGTGCGCGCTCGTCGCCGTGGACTTCTTCATCGGTCGCAAGCCCCACGACGTCTCCATCCGGGAGGCGGGCACGTGGACGGTCGTCTGGATCGTCCTTGCCTGTCTGTTCGGCCTCGGCCTGTTCCTCTACGGCGGTGGCAAGCCGACGGGCGAGTTCTTCGCCGGGTACATCACCGAGAAGTCGCTGAGCGTCGACAACCTCTTCGTCTTCGTCCTGATCATGGGGAAGTTCGCGGTGCCCTCGCAGTACCAGCAGCGCGTGCTGATGGTCGGCGTGATCATGGCCCTGGTGCTGCGCGCCGGGTTCATCGCGGCCGGCGCGGCGATCATCTCCGCGTTCTCCTGGGTGTTCTACCTCTTCGGCGCCTTCCTGATCTGGACCGCCTGGAAGCTGGTCCAGGACGCCCGCAAGGAGGAGCACGAGGAGGAGTACCAGGAGAACAAGCTGCTGAAGATGGCGGAGGAACGCTTCGGCGTGGCCGACCGCTACCACGGCACCAAGCTGTTCATCACCGAGAACGGCAAGCGGATCATGACCCCGATGCTGGTCGTGATGCTCGCGATCGGCTCCACGGACGTCCTGTTCGCGCTCGACTCCATCCCCGCCATCTACGGGCTGACGCAGGACCCGTACATCGTCTTCACCGCCAACGCCTTCGCCCTGATGGGTCTGAGGCAGCTGTACTTCCTCATCGGCGGCCTGCTGAAGAGGCTGGTCCACCTCAGCTACGGCCTGTCGATCATCCTCGGCTTCATCGGCGTGAAGCTCGTGCTGCACGCGCTGCACGAGTCCGGCGTCCACGTCCCCGAGATCAGCATTCCCTTCTCGCTCGGCTTCATCGTGCTGGTCCTCGCGGTCACGACGGTGACCAGCCTGCGTGCTTCGAAGAAGCAGGAGCAGGCAGAGGCCGAACGCGCGGCGACAGATCCCACGCGAGCACCGCGGCGCTGA
- a CDS encoding LacI family DNA-binding transcriptional regulator: protein MPYVMVQIPKTPAPASPAQRSVPTSADVARLAGVSRATVSYVLNNTSAVRISEPTRRRVHDAAKELGYVPHAAARSLRAGHSRMVLTPAPSFPVGSLYGQFLGDLQTALGRLDYTVVQHGSVGLHGDEAARAWAELRPVAVLVSGSGLGPKGVTVLKRSGVRAVVSLGPESVEGAHALLMDYEAVGHCAGSHLYDRGRRRIGVVVPEEDGLESFSTPRLEGVRRALHGTDASVTELPLAYTEESAARLAARWRDLGLDAVFAYNDEYAMLLMRALQDEGVRVPADTAVIGADDLMLGRLLRPRLSTVHIELPSGRELAELVDRAVRNPGAAPETHKVLGATVVHRESS, encoded by the coding sequence ATGCCGTACGTCATGGTGCAGATACCGAAAACGCCCGCGCCCGCTTCCCCCGCACAGCGCTCGGTACCCACGAGCGCCGATGTGGCCCGCCTGGCCGGCGTCTCGCGCGCGACCGTCTCCTATGTCCTCAACAACACCAGCGCCGTCCGGATCAGCGAACCCACGCGTCGCCGCGTCCACGACGCCGCGAAGGAACTCGGCTACGTCCCGCACGCGGCGGCCCGCAGCCTGCGCGCCGGGCACAGCCGCATGGTCCTGACGCCCGCGCCGAGCTTCCCCGTCGGCTCCCTGTACGGCCAGTTCCTCGGCGACCTCCAGACGGCGCTCGGCCGCCTCGACTACACCGTCGTGCAGCACGGCAGCGTCGGCCTGCACGGCGACGAGGCCGCCCGCGCCTGGGCCGAGCTGCGCCCCGTCGCCGTCCTGGTGTCGGGCTCCGGCCTCGGCCCGAAGGGCGTGACGGTGCTCAAGCGCTCCGGCGTCCGGGCCGTGGTCTCGCTCGGCCCCGAGTCCGTCGAGGGTGCCCACGCCCTGCTGATGGACTACGAGGCCGTGGGTCACTGCGCGGGCAGCCACCTGTACGACCGCGGCCGGCGCCGCATCGGCGTCGTCGTGCCCGAGGAGGACGGCCTGGAGTCCTTCTCCACGCCCCGCCTCGAAGGCGTACGGCGCGCCCTGCACGGCACGGACGCCTCCGTGACCGAACTTCCCCTCGCCTACACGGAGGAGTCCGCCGCCCGGCTCGCCGCCCGCTGGCGCGACCTCGGCCTCGACGCCGTGTTCGCCTACAACGACGAGTACGCGATGCTGCTGATGCGCGCCCTGCAGGACGAGGGCGTCCGCGTCCCCGCCGACACGGCCGTCATCGGCGCCGACGACCTGATGCTCGGACGGCTGCTGCGGCCTAGGCTGAGCACCGTGCACATCGAGCTGCCGTCCGGCCGCGAGCTCGCGGAACTGGTCGACCGCGCGGTGCGCAACCCCGGCGCCGCACCCGAGACGCACAAGGTGCTGGGAGCGACGGTGGTGCACCGCGAATCCAGCTGA
- the trxA gene encoding thioredoxin, whose protein sequence is MSSTVELTKENFDETVTDNEFVLIDFWASWCGPCRQFAPVYEKAAEENPDLVFGKVDTEAQPELAAAFGIQSIPTLMIVRDRVAVFAQPGALPEAALADVIGQARKLDMDEVHQAVAAQQAQAEQNGQ, encoded by the coding sequence ATGAGCAGCACCGTGGAGCTCACCAAGGAGAACTTCGATGAGACGGTCACGGACAACGAGTTCGTCCTGATCGACTTCTGGGCGTCCTGGTGCGGGCCGTGCCGTCAGTTCGCCCCGGTCTACGAGAAGGCGGCCGAGGAGAACCCTGATCTTGTGTTCGGCAAGGTCGACACCGAGGCGCAGCCGGAGCTGGCCGCCGCCTTCGGGATCCAGTCGATTCCGACGCTGATGATCGTCCGTGACCGGGTCGCCGTGTTCGCGCAGCCCGGGGCGCTGCCCGAGGCCGCCCTGGCGGACGTCATCGGGCAGGCCAGGAAGCTCGACATGGACGAGGTCCACCAGGCCGTGGCCGCTCAGCAGGCACAGGCCGAGCAGAACGGCCAGTAG
- a CDS encoding helix-turn-helix domain-containing protein: protein MRELAGRLTALDPDAGAAVRVIAYFDRLAESRAGLEALVRGAAVLAGVPARLVDADRRVHVRVEADGTRRESELPPDAAWPSAALTPGGAPALWLERAQEAEPSVVDAVILERAAGAIRLVLDRTRGRAPADDPALVETVLDATAPEAARLHAARRLGLDTAARARVLALLEDRPRIVPALPDAEPPAGRVGVGPAVPVLDLPRSWAQARIALRFTAEATAQDPGPGVVHADELGDVALLADLVVPGAEPPPDVQALEAAAAAAPWLLTTLHAVASTVSLRAAAAEINVHHSTLQERLVHAEHLLGWPLRTPQGRFRLGLALAMRHLARP from the coding sequence ATGAGAGAGCTGGCCGGACGCTTGACCGCGTTGGATCCGGATGCCGGTGCCGCCGTCCGGGTCATCGCGTACTTCGATCGGCTCGCCGAGTCGCGGGCCGGGCTGGAGGCGCTGGTGCGCGGTGCCGCCGTGCTGGCCGGGGTGCCGGCGCGGTTGGTGGACGCGGATCGGCGGGTGCATGTGCGGGTCGAGGCCGACGGGACGCGGCGGGAGAGCGAGCTGCCCCCGGATGCCGCCTGGCCCTCCGCCGCGCTGACGCCGGGCGGCGCCCCGGCGCTGTGGCTGGAGCGGGCTCAGGAAGCGGAGCCGAGTGTCGTCGACGCGGTGATCCTGGAGCGGGCCGCCGGGGCGATACGGCTCGTTCTCGACCGGACGCGCGGGCGGGCGCCGGCCGATGATCCCGCGCTGGTCGAGACCGTCCTCGACGCCACGGCTCCGGAGGCGGCCCGGCTGCACGCGGCCCGCCGTCTGGGCCTCGACACCGCCGCTCGGGCCCGTGTCCTCGCCCTGCTGGAGGACCGCCCCCGCATCGTCCCTGCGCTCCCGGACGCCGAGCCGCCCGCCGGCCGCGTGGGTGTGGGTCCCGCCGTCCCGGTGCTCGACCTGCCGCGCTCCTGGGCGCAGGCCCGCATCGCGCTCCGGTTCACGGCCGAGGCCACCGCACAGGACCCGGGCCCGGGTGTCGTGCACGCAGACGAACTGGGCGATGTCGCGCTCCTCGCCGACCTGGTCGTACCGGGCGCCGAGCCGCCACCCGACGTGCAGGCCCTGGAGGCGGCCGCGGCGGCCGCGCCCTGGCTGCTCACCACGTTGCACGCCGTCGCCTCGACGGTGAGCCTGCGGGCGGCGGCGGCCGAGATCAACGTCCACCACTCCACACTCCAGGAGCGACTGGTGCATGCCGAGCACCTGTTGGGCTGGCCGCTGCGCACTCCGCAAGGCCGGTTCCGGCTGGGGCTGGCGCTGGCGATGCGGCACCTGGCGCGGCCCTAG